A genomic region of Runella rosea contains the following coding sequences:
- a CDS encoding DUF6686 family protein, translated as MTHQHPFRTLLEKEYGYVGVCEICKVYHIAFKNIMFCLNESEFEWFRQLLTEKRMMEAYETPHGKELIHYTPLSNFYLLFSYTELSELLTLLNEVALTVEARKMLKNVN; from the coding sequence ATGACACACCAACATCCCTTTAGAACCCTTCTCGAAAAAGAGTACGGATACGTAGGCGTATGTGAAATCTGCAAGGTTTATCACATTGCTTTTAAGAACATTATGTTTTGTTTGAATGAAAGCGAATTTGAATGGTTTCGGCAACTATTGACCGAAAAAAGAATGATGGAAGCCTATGAAACCCCGCATGGAAAAGAGCTTATTCATTACACGCCATTATCTAATTTTTATCTCCTTTTTTCTTACACCGAACTGAGTGAATTGCTCACCCTATTGAATGAAGTAGCCCTCACGGTAGAGGCGCGAAAAATGCTCAAAAATGTCAATTGA